CGTTGAGGACGTAACTGACGGTCGCGCGGGACACTCCCGCTTCCCGCGCTACATCTGCGCCGGTCACACGTCTGGGACGGGATGCCTCGCTCATGGGTCTCCCTCTGCCGGACGGTCTTGTCAAAGACGGCGGCTGCGGCTAGGTTGCGCGCTCAGGATACCTACACGTTTAAGTGGCGCGAGTAAGTAACGTGACGCGGCTTCGGGCTCGGACGGCCGGTCCGCTCGGAATCCGCCGCCCTCACCGGTGACGTCCCCATGGCATCCGCGACCTCGGTGGTATCCGCGGCCTGGCACCCGCAGCCTCGGTGGTGCCCGTCGGCGCGGGACGCGTCAACGGCTTCACCTGGTCTGCGAGCCCTCCCCGCACCCGACAGCAACCGAAAGGCAGCCGCGTGATCCGCCCTCACGAGTTCCCCCACCACGGCCTGACGCTGCGCTCCACGCTGCACGTCCCCGACGGACCGGCCGGCACCAAGTGGCCGACCGCGGTGTTCGTCCACGGCTTCACCTCCAACCGGCTCGAACTGCCCGACTTCGTCGCGATGTCCCGGCTGCTGGAGGCGAACGGCATCGCCTCGGTCCGCTTCGACCTCTCGGGCCACGGCGAGAGCGACGGCGCGTTCTTCGACGTGACCATCAGCGGCGAGATCACGGAGACGCGGGCGGTGCTGGAGGCCGTCCGGGCGCTCGACTTCGTGGATCCGGAGCGGATCGGCCTGGTCGGTATGAGCATGGGAGGTGTGGTCGCCGGAATCGTCGCCGCGGAGGAACCGGGCATCGCCGCGCTGTGCCTGTGGTCCCCGGCGGCGGTCGCCCCCTTCGAGATGGGCCGGGGCTACCTCAAGGGGCGCAGCCTCGCGGCGGAGATCGAGGAGAAGGGCTACTTCGACGCCGACGGCCACCGGGTGAGTGCCGCGCTCGTCGAGGACCTCGCCGGTCTCGACGTCTACGGGCGGTCCGGCGCCTACTCGGGCCCGGTCCACATCCTGCACGGCTCCAAGGACGAGATCGCTCCCCTCGAGTACGTCGGGCGCTATCTCGACCACTACGACGGCAACGCCGAGCTCGAAGTCGTCGACGGCGCGGACCACGCGTGGGGCAGCGTCCCGCATCGCACCGCGCTGCATCAGTCGACCTTGCGATTCCTTCGGAGGCACCTCCAGTCATGACGACGCCGAACATCACGGCAGGCCACGGTGCGGACACCACGACGGTGGTCGTCGGACTGCGCACCGCGGACGACTCCGGTCTCGTGGCCACGCCGTACTCCGCCCCTCGCCTGTCCTGGACGCTGGCGAGCGACCGGGCCGGCGTCCGTCAGCACGCGTACGAGATCCAGGTGTCGGCCGATGGGTCCTTCGAGGCGGCCACGGCGGGCGTGCAGAGCGCGGGCGTATCGACCGCAGGCGTGCCGAGCACGGGTGTGCAGAGCGCAGGCGTGCCGACCGCAGGCGTGCCGAGCACAGGCGTGCCGACCCCGGGCGGGGCCACGGCAGACGCGTCCACCGCAGGCGTGTCGATGGGAGACGTGTCGATCGCGGACGCGTCCACCGCAGGCGTGGCCGTCGCCGGTGTGCCCCTCCCGGGCCGGCCCGTCACCGACGCGGTCGGTACCGGCACCGACGCCGCCGCAACCGCAGGCGTCTTCCGCGCGGAGGTCGAGTCCGACGTGGTGACCGACCACCCGTGGCCGGCCGAACCGCTGCGCAGCCGCGAGGTCCGGCACTGGCGGGTCCGGGTCCGTACCGACCTCGGGTGGACTGCCTGGAGCGAGCCCGCCCGGGTGGAGGCCGCTCTTCTCGACGACGCGGACTGGACGGCCCGTCCCGTCGGGCTGCCCACAGACCGGGGCCGCACCTCCCCCGGCCCGGTGCCGCTGCTCCGCCGGGAGTTCGACCTCCCGGCGGAGCCGGTGTCCGCGCGGCTGTACGTGACCGCGCTGGGCGTGCACCGCACCGCGGTCAACGGCCGGCCCGTGTCCGAGGACCTCCTGGAACCCGGCTGGACCAGCTATCCCCACCGGCTGCTCTACGCGACGTACGACGTCACCGACCTGCTCACGACCGGCCGCAACGCGCTGGCCGCCGCGGTCGGCGACGGCTGGTACCGCGGCCACCTCACCTGGCACAAGAACCGTGACGTGTACGGCGACACCTGCGCGCTGCTCGCCCAGCTGGAGGTCACCCTGGCCGACGGCACCACCGTCACGATCCGCACCGACGACCAGTGGCGCGGCGGCTACGGCGGCATCCAGGCGGCCGACCTGTACGACGGCTGCGAGCGCGATCTCCGTCGGGAGCCGCCCGGCTGGCGGTCGCCCGCGTTCGACGACAGCGGCTGGGAGCGGGTCTCCGTACTTCCGCTGCCCGCCGGACTGGTCCAGCGCGCCCACCCCGCCGTGCGCGTGGTCCAGGTCATCCGGCCCGAGCAGCGGATCCTGCCGGACGGGACCCTCGCCGTCGACGCGGGCGAGAACCTGACCGGCTGGCTGCGGCTGCGCGCCCGCGGCCCGGCGGGCGGCACGCTCACCGTCCGGCACGCCGAGGTCCTCGACGCCGACGGCCGTCTGCTCACCAGCATCCTGCGCGGCGCCCGCGCCACCGACCGGTACACCCTGGCCGGTGAAACGGCCGAACTGGAGCCGGAGTTCACCTTCCACGGCTTCCGCCACGCCGAGATCCGCCTCTCCCCCGGCGTGACCGTCGAGGCGGTCGAGGTGTGCGTCGTGGCGAGCGACCTGCACCGGATCGGCGCGTTCCACTGCTCCGACGAACGCGTCAACGCGCTGTACGCCAACGTGGTCCGCTCCCAGCGCGGGAACTTCCTCGCCGTACCGACCGACTGCCCGCAACGCGACGAACGACTGGGCTGGACCGGGGACATCATGGCCTTCGCCGCCACGGCGTGCGCCACGTTCGACAGCCGCTCCTTCCTCGACAGCTGGCTCACCGACCTCGGCCTGGAACAGCGTCCGGACGGCGCGGTCCCCCTGGTGGTGCCCGACGTGGACCTCGGTGA
Above is a window of Streptomyces griseorubiginosus DNA encoding:
- a CDS encoding alpha/beta hydrolase; its protein translation is MIRPHEFPHHGLTLRSTLHVPDGPAGTKWPTAVFVHGFTSNRLELPDFVAMSRLLEANGIASVRFDLSGHGESDGAFFDVTISGEITETRAVLEAVRALDFVDPERIGLVGMSMGGVVAGIVAAEEPGIAALCLWSPAAVAPFEMGRGYLKGRSLAAEIEEKGYFDADGHRVSAALVEDLAGLDVYGRSGAYSGPVHILHGSKDEIAPLEYVGRYLDHYDGNAELEVVDGADHAWGSVPHRTALHQSTLRFLRRHLQS
- a CDS encoding family 78 glycoside hydrolase catalytic domain; this translates as MTTPNITAGHGADTTTVVVGLRTADDSGLVATPYSAPRLSWTLASDRAGVRQHAYEIQVSADGSFEAATAGVQSAGVSTAGVPSTGVQSAGVPTAGVPSTGVPTPGGATADASTAGVSMGDVSIADASTAGVAVAGVPLPGRPVTDAVGTGTDAAATAGVFRAEVESDVVTDHPWPAEPLRSREVRHWRVRVRTDLGWTAWSEPARVEAALLDDADWTARPVGLPTDRGRTSPGPVPLLRREFDLPAEPVSARLYVTALGVHRTAVNGRPVSEDLLEPGWTSYPHRLLYATYDVTDLLTTGRNALAAAVGDGWYRGHLTWHKNRDVYGDTCALLAQLEVTLADGTTVTIRTDDQWRGGYGGIQAADLYDGCERDLRREPPGWRSPAFDDSGWERVSVLPLPAGLVQRAHPAVRVVQVIRPEQRILPDGTLAVDAGENLTGWLRLRARGPAGGTLTVRHAEVLDADGRLLTSILRGARATDRYTLAGETAELEPEFTFHGFRHAEIRLSPGVTVEAVEVCVVASDLHRIGAFHCSDERVNALYANVVRSQRGNFLAVPTDCPQRDERLGWTGDIMAFAATACATFDSRSFLDSWLTDLGLEQRPDGAVPLVVPDVDLGELPPTELPFAGAAAGWGDAVTVVPTAVHDAYGQLTLLERHYAAMRAWVEFTVAHLDEDGTWSGNAQLGDWLDPAAPPEDPARATTDSGYVATAFVAHSARLLADAARELGRSDDADRYTALHRRTADAAWAKWGGHARTTQTGCALALVFGVAPEAERAAVGDALAALVRAGDGRIATGFLGTPFVLPALTATGHTAEAYRLLLNTECPGWLYQVERGATTMWERWDAIRPDGTIDVEHAGTMLSFNHYAYGAVAAWLYRSVAGLRPAGPGYRTVEFAPDPGGGLTSAGASIESPYGTVSVGWSLDGDILTVDVSLPPGTVGRFTAPSGWHQSGEVGPLGSGRHHLALFPD